A region of Kribbella sp. NBC_01245 DNA encodes the following proteins:
- the purL gene encoding phosphoribosylformylglycinamidine synthase subunit PurL: MSTDTVSNATSTPDVEQPWAELGLKPDEYQRIRDILDRRPTSCELAMYSVMWSEHCSYKSSKVHLKKFGDIPQETPAGKMLAGIGENAGVIDIGEGYAVTFKVESHNHPSYVEPYQGAATGVGGIVRDILAMGARPVAVMDPLRFGPLDAPDTKRVLPGIVSGVGGYGNSLGLPNIGGEVVFDSTYLGNPLVNALCVGVMRHEDLHLANATGIGNQIILYGAKTGGDGIGGVSVLASETFADGGPTKRPAVQVGDPFMEKLLIECTLELFAAGVVEGIQDLGGAGLSCATSELASAGDGGMHVNLDKVPLRDASLAPEEILMSESQERMMAVVTPANVEQFLKICEKWDVQADVIGEVTDTGLLQIDWHGERVVDVPPRTVAHEGPVYNRPFARPVWQDALQADGAEKLPRATTSDELRDTLLQLIASPNLCDKSWVTDQYDRYVLGNSVLAQPEDSGMIRVDETTGLGVAVSTDCNGRFAKLDPYTGAKLALAESYRNVATTGARPAAVTDCLNFGSPEDSGVMWQFTEAIRGLVDGCIELGIPVTGGNVSFYNQTGETPILPTPVVGVLGVIDDVTRRTPIGFTAEMEGHQIYLLGETREELSGSEWANVVHGHLGGLPPVVDLKVEQQLADILINASRDGLIDAAHDVSDGGVAQVLVESALRGGVGARVWAPDGLDTFLFLFAESAGRAVVAVPRTEEVRFTDMCTARRFPHAKIGVVTGDSLDLQDHFSLSLTELRSVWSATLPAALA, from the coding sequence GACACCGTCAGCAATGCGACCAGTACGCCGGACGTCGAGCAGCCGTGGGCCGAGCTCGGGCTCAAGCCGGACGAGTACCAGCGCATCCGCGACATCCTGGACCGGCGGCCGACCAGCTGCGAACTGGCGATGTACTCGGTGATGTGGAGCGAGCACTGCTCCTACAAGTCGTCCAAGGTGCACCTGAAGAAGTTCGGCGACATCCCGCAGGAGACGCCGGCCGGCAAGATGCTCGCGGGGATCGGTGAGAACGCGGGCGTGATCGACATCGGCGAGGGCTACGCCGTCACGTTCAAGGTCGAGTCGCACAACCACCCGTCGTACGTCGAGCCCTACCAGGGTGCGGCGACCGGCGTCGGCGGCATCGTCCGCGACATCCTGGCGATGGGCGCGCGCCCGGTCGCGGTGATGGACCCGCTGCGCTTCGGCCCGCTGGACGCGCCGGACACCAAGCGCGTGCTGCCCGGCATCGTCTCGGGCGTCGGCGGTTACGGCAACAGCCTCGGCCTGCCGAACATCGGTGGCGAGGTCGTTTTCGACTCGACGTACCTCGGCAACCCGCTGGTCAACGCGCTCTGCGTCGGCGTCATGCGGCACGAGGACCTGCACCTCGCCAACGCGACGGGTATCGGCAACCAGATCATCCTGTACGGCGCCAAGACCGGTGGTGACGGTATCGGCGGTGTGTCCGTGCTGGCCAGCGAGACCTTCGCCGACGGCGGTCCGACCAAGCGCCCGGCGGTGCAGGTCGGCGACCCGTTCATGGAGAAGCTGCTGATCGAGTGCACGCTCGAGCTGTTCGCCGCGGGCGTCGTCGAGGGCATCCAGGACCTCGGCGGTGCGGGTCTGTCCTGCGCGACGTCCGAGCTGGCAAGCGCCGGTGACGGCGGCATGCACGTCAACCTCGACAAGGTGCCGCTGCGGGATGCCTCGCTCGCGCCCGAAGAGATCCTGATGAGCGAGTCGCAGGAACGCATGATGGCGGTCGTGACGCCGGCCAACGTCGAGCAATTCCTCAAGATCTGCGAGAAGTGGGATGTCCAGGCCGACGTCATCGGCGAGGTCACCGACACCGGTCTGCTGCAGATCGACTGGCACGGCGAGCGCGTGGTCGACGTACCGCCGCGCACCGTCGCGCACGAGGGCCCGGTCTACAACCGCCCGTTCGCCCGGCCGGTCTGGCAGGACGCGCTGCAGGCCGACGGCGCCGAGAAGTTGCCGCGAGCAACGACCTCGGACGAGCTGCGGGACACGCTGCTCCAGCTGATCGCCTCGCCGAACCTGTGCGACAAGTCCTGGGTCACCGACCAGTACGACCGGTACGTGCTCGGCAACTCGGTGCTCGCGCAGCCCGAGGACAGCGGCATGATCCGCGTCGACGAGACCACCGGCCTCGGTGTGGCCGTCTCGACCGACTGCAACGGCCGCTTCGCCAAGCTCGACCCGTACACAGGCGCCAAGCTCGCGCTCGCCGAGTCGTACCGGAACGTCGCCACCACGGGTGCGCGTCCGGCCGCGGTGACGGACTGCCTGAACTTCGGTTCGCCGGAGGACTCGGGCGTGATGTGGCAGTTCACCGAGGCCATCCGTGGTCTGGTCGACGGCTGCATCGAGCTCGGCATCCCCGTCACTGGTGGCAACGTGTCGTTCTACAACCAGACGGGTGAGACGCCGATCCTGCCGACGCCTGTCGTTGGCGTGCTCGGTGTGATCGACGACGTGACCCGGCGTACGCCGATCGGCTTCACGGCCGAGATGGAAGGCCACCAGATCTACCTGCTCGGCGAGACGCGCGAGGAGCTCTCGGGTTCGGAGTGGGCCAACGTCGTCCACGGGCACCTCGGTGGGCTGCCGCCTGTCGTTGATCTGAAGGTCGAGCAGCAGTTGGCCGACATCCTGATCAACGCCTCGCGCGACGGCCTGATCGACGCGGCGCACGACGTCAGCGATGGCGGTGTCGCGCAGGTGCTGGTCGAGTCCGCGCTGCGCGGTGGTGTCGGGGCTCGCGTTTGGGCGCCGGACGGGCTGGACACGTTCCTCTTCCTGTTCGCGGAATCGGCCGGCCGCGCGGTCGTCGCCGTGCCTCGGACCGAAGAGGTCCGGTTCACCGACATGTGCACGGCTCGTCGCTTCCCGCACGCGAAGATCGGCGTGGTCACGGGTGACTCGCTCGACCTGCAGGACCACTTCTCGCTCTCGCTAACGGAGCTGCGCTCGGTGTGGAGCGCGACGCTGCCGGCCGCTCTCGCCTGA
- a CDS encoding DUF1707 SHOCT-like domain-containing protein translates to MGDKKPVRQVADLAGKAAATGREARVIAEQRKKRAMRLTDAERELCVEQLAEQYALGRLQRDEWEERHDQLTRVVVHADVPAVFQGLPMPALYERERDKPARWPWAVGVAVGSLSGPFILVGLVLLVLGREIGAAIFILPALIWILLTARWASRRSRRHLPPKRKPR, encoded by the coding sequence ATGGGGGACAAAAAGCCCGTACGACAAGTGGCGGACTTGGCCGGGAAGGCGGCGGCCACTGGGCGAGAGGCCCGGGTCATCGCGGAGCAACGGAAGAAGCGGGCGATGCGCCTGACCGACGCCGAACGCGAGCTCTGCGTCGAACAACTAGCCGAGCAGTATGCCCTTGGCCGCCTCCAACGCGACGAGTGGGAAGAACGGCACGACCAGCTCACCCGCGTCGTCGTACACGCCGATGTCCCAGCCGTCTTCCAGGGCCTGCCGATGCCCGCCCTCTACGAACGCGAACGGGACAAACCCGCCCGCTGGCCCTGGGCCGTCGGTGTCGCTGTCGGCAGCCTGTCCGGCCCGTTCATCCTGGTCGGCCTGGTCCTCCTCGTCCTCGGCCGCGAAATCGGCGCCGCCATCTTCATCCTCCCGGCCCTGATCTGGATCCTCCTCACCGCCCGCTGGGCCTCCCGCCGCAGCCGCCGCCACCTCCCACCCAAACGCAAACCCCGCTGA
- a CDS encoding GNAT family N-acetyltransferase codes for MATTADQRSVPVLRLATAADADAVAELMRVSTLELFPAYYDEQQTASAAVHIAVLDLALIDDGTYYVHEVDGEIVACGGWSRRNKLFNATTAGDNSRLLDPATEPARIRAMFVRADWTRRGLGRAILIACVDAARAEGFTQLALMATLPGVPLYKSFGFTEVEPVEPVDLPMPDGVVLGGVAMERPISLPQDR; via the coding sequence GTGGCGACCACAGCAGATCAACGATCAGTCCCGGTTCTGCGGCTCGCGACGGCGGCCGATGCGGACGCCGTCGCCGAGCTGATGCGGGTTTCTACGCTCGAGCTCTTCCCGGCGTACTACGACGAGCAGCAGACGGCCAGCGCCGCGGTGCACATCGCGGTACTCGATCTGGCGCTGATTGACGACGGCACGTACTACGTGCACGAGGTCGACGGCGAGATCGTGGCCTGTGGCGGCTGGAGCCGGCGCAACAAGTTGTTCAACGCCACCACGGCCGGCGACAACTCGCGGCTGCTCGACCCGGCGACCGAGCCGGCCCGGATCCGGGCGATGTTCGTGCGCGCGGACTGGACCCGGCGCGGGCTCGGCCGGGCGATCCTCATCGCGTGCGTGGACGCTGCCCGAGCCGAGGGCTTCACCCAGTTGGCGTTGATGGCGACGCTGCCTGGCGTACCGCTGTACAAGTCGTTCGGCTTCACCGAGGTCGAACCGGTCGAACCGGTCGACCTGCCGATGCCCGACGGCGTCGTGCTCGGCGGCGTCGCGATGGAACGGCCCATCTCCTTGCCGCAAGACCGATGA
- the ptsP gene encoding phosphoenolpyruvate--protein phosphotransferase translates to MGGISAQVLLDIPHGLHARPAAKLVGLVRSFEAQVVVTNVETGKGPVDAGSLSLVATLNARQGHHLRFDASGPQASDVLAAVRELAARGFDETPGGTAPREPGLAANGSGLDLAIGSALLVDAEVDLTEYEPGDAATERERSEQTRAKAAEDLRDLRKRTAEQVGAAEASIFDAHLALLDDPAVLATVAQSIAAGTSAPEAWRATYDELAATFAALDDAYQRERAQDVRSVRDRILTNLANRPDDPLNESRSADRSDSQLVNAVGAAEVLVVAELDAATAASVDAGRVGGIAVRAAGMTGHGVIVARSRGIPLIAGIGAVDVSPGAVVAFDARTRMFLVDPDEAARASFAKTYEARIAERDSALAEADLPAVTIDGQTVHVMANVGSIEDARAAFGADGSGLIRTEVLFGDRREAPSVDEQVAVYGEIARALDGRPITIRTWDVGGDKPLPFLPLPTEANPFLGERGLRVFRRRPELFRDQLRAVRAVAEHTQTRVMFPMVTTIDEVGWALAELDALGPRPHGLTVGIMVEVPAAALRISSLVGGLDFVSIGTNDLTQYATAADRGNGAVAELADGLDPAVLQLIDRVVRNVPNGVEVAVCGDLASDPAAAVLLAALGVRELSAIGPQIPAVKAGLRQSDLTTINTSALLALPSAGAVRAASVAWLRGA, encoded by the coding sequence GTGGGCGGAATTTCGGCTCAGGTGTTGCTGGATATTCCCCATGGTTTGCACGCGCGGCCGGCGGCCAAGCTCGTCGGGTTGGTGCGGTCGTTCGAGGCCCAGGTCGTGGTGACGAACGTGGAGACCGGCAAGGGTCCGGTCGACGCCGGCAGCCTCAGCCTGGTCGCGACGCTCAACGCCCGCCAAGGGCATCACCTCCGCTTCGACGCCTCCGGCCCGCAGGCCTCCGACGTACTGGCCGCCGTCCGCGAACTGGCCGCCCGCGGCTTTGACGAGACTCCCGGGGGCACCGCCCCGAGGGAGCCAGGACTGGCGGCGAACGGTTCGGGTCTGGACCTGGCGATCGGCTCGGCGTTGCTGGTTGATGCCGAGGTCGATCTCACCGAGTACGAGCCAGGTGATGCCGCGACTGAGCGCGAGCGGTCCGAACAAACCCGCGCGAAAGCGGCCGAGGACCTTCGTGACCTGCGAAAACGTACGGCCGAGCAGGTCGGAGCAGCGGAGGCCTCGATCTTCGACGCACACCTCGCACTGCTGGACGACCCGGCCGTGCTCGCGACCGTCGCCCAGTCCATCGCGGCCGGGACGTCGGCGCCGGAGGCCTGGCGAGCGACGTACGACGAACTGGCCGCGACCTTCGCCGCGCTGGACGACGCCTACCAACGCGAGCGCGCCCAGGACGTCCGCAGCGTCCGCGACCGCATCCTCACCAACCTCGCGAACCGCCCCGACGACCCGTTGAACGAGAGCCGATCGGCGGATCGTTCTGACAGCCAACTGGTGAATGCGGTCGGGGCGGCGGAGGTGTTGGTGGTGGCGGAGTTGGATGCTGCGACGGCGGCATCGGTGGATGCGGGGCGGGTTGGGGGTATTGCGGTACGCGCGGCCGGAATGACCGGGCACGGGGTGATCGTGGCGCGGTCGCGGGGGATTCCGCTGATCGCGGGCATTGGCGCGGTGGACGTGTCGCCTGGGGCCGTGGTGGCGTTCGATGCGCGCACCCGCATGTTCCTGGTCGATCCGGATGAGGCGGCTCGAGCTTCGTTCGCGAAGACCTACGAAGCGCGGATCGCCGAGCGGGACAGCGCGCTCGCCGAGGCCGACCTGCCTGCGGTGACGATCGACGGTCAGACGGTGCATGTGATGGCCAATGTCGGGTCGATCGAGGATGCTCGGGCGGCATTCGGTGCGGACGGCTCGGGTCTGATCCGGACCGAGGTGCTCTTCGGGGATCGCCGTGAGGCGCCGAGTGTTGACGAACAGGTCGCGGTGTACGGCGAGATCGCGCGGGCGCTCGACGGGCGGCCCATCACGATCCGGACCTGGGATGTCGGCGGCGACAAGCCGCTGCCCTTCCTGCCCCTGCCGACCGAGGCCAACCCCTTCCTGGGCGAACGCGGTCTGCGAGTCTTCCGGCGCAGACCCGAGCTGTTCCGCGACCAACTGCGGGCCGTCCGCGCGGTGGCCGAGCACACTCAGACCCGGGTGATGTTCCCGATGGTGACGACGATCGACGAGGTCGGCTGGGCCCTTGCCGAGCTGGACGCGCTCGGGCCACGGCCGCACGGGCTGACCGTGGGCATCATGGTCGAGGTGCCGGCCGCCGCGTTGCGCATCAGCTCGTTGGTCGGGGGGCTGGACTTCGTCAGCATCGGGACTAACGACCTCACCCAGTACGCCACGGCTGCCGACCGCGGCAACGGTGCCGTCGCGGAGTTGGCCGACGGCCTGGACCCCGCCGTACTGCAACTCATCGATCGAGTCGTCCGCAACGTCCCGAACGGCGTCGAGGTGGCGGTGTGCGGCGACCTGGCCAGCGATCCGGCCGCCGCGGTCTTGCTGGCCGCCCTGGGGGTGCGCGAGCTGAGCGCGATCGGTCCTCAGATCCCGGCGGTGAAGGCCGGCCTCCGCCAGAGCGATCTCACCACCATCAACACCTCGGCACTGCTAGCCCTGCCGAGCGCCGGAGCCGTCCGCGCCGCCTCGGTCGCCTGGCTGAGGGGGGCCTGA
- the dhaL gene encoding dihydroxyacetone kinase subunit DhaL → MGRLMAKVEAFTAWMRDYAGVIRENAAYLTELDSAIGDADHGSNLDRGMQAVVAQLDAETFETPGELLKKAGMTLVSKVGGASGPLYGTFLLRFGTALTGEVTPASLGEALRAGIGGVLARGKAELGDKTMYDALAPALDAYDAAVAGGGGLAEALKAAADAAAQGRDATIPLVARKGRASYLGERSAGHQDPGATSSTMLLESAARTLS, encoded by the coding sequence GTGGGGCGCCTGATGGCCAAGGTCGAGGCCTTCACGGCGTGGATGCGCGACTACGCCGGCGTCATCCGGGAGAACGCGGCCTATCTGACGGAGCTCGACTCGGCCATCGGTGACGCCGACCACGGCAGCAACCTCGATCGCGGTATGCAGGCGGTCGTCGCCCAGCTTGACGCCGAGACGTTCGAGACGCCGGGTGAGCTGCTCAAGAAGGCCGGGATGACGCTGGTCAGCAAGGTCGGCGGCGCGAGCGGCCCGCTGTATGGGACCTTCCTGCTGCGCTTCGGGACGGCCTTGACCGGTGAGGTGACGCCGGCTTCGCTCGGCGAGGCGTTGCGGGCCGGAATCGGTGGGGTTCTCGCGCGGGGCAAGGCCGAGCTGGGCGACAAGACGATGTACGACGCGTTGGCGCCGGCGCTCGATGCGTACGACGCGGCCGTCGCGGGTGGAGGTGGTTTAGCGGAGGCTCTCAAGGCCGCGGCCGATGCCGCCGCGCAGGGCCGCGACGCGACGATCCCGCTGGTGGCGCGTAAGGGTCGCGCGAGCTATCTCGGTGAACGCAGCGCGGGCCATCAGGATCCGGGCGCGACCAGTTCGACCATGTTGCTGGAGTCGGCCGCCCGAACCCTCTCATGA
- the dhaK gene encoding dihydroxyacetone kinase subunit DhaK, giving the protein MKKLINDPADVVSEALLGLEAAHPDHVRVDHPNRIVLRREPPRPGKVGLVSGGGSGHEPMHGGFVGLGMLDAACAGEVFTSPVPDQMMAATKAVDAGAGVLHIVKNYTGDVMNFEMAAELAAADGVEVVSVVTNDDVAVQDSLYTAGRRGVGVTVLLEKIVGAAAEEGRSLTEVADLARRVNDQGRSMGMALTSCTVPAAGKPTFELAESEMELGIGIHGEPGRQRLPLAPAKEIAAMLLDPVLSDLPYGVGDSVIAFVNGMGGTPLIELYVMYNEIHQLLDRAGISVARSLVGNYITSLEMAGCSITLLKVDDELVRLWDAPVNTPGLRWGA; this is encoded by the coding sequence ATGAAGAAGCTCATCAACGACCCGGCCGATGTCGTGAGCGAGGCGCTGCTCGGGCTCGAGGCCGCGCATCCGGACCATGTTCGCGTCGACCATCCGAATCGGATCGTGCTGCGCAGGGAGCCACCGAGACCGGGCAAGGTCGGGCTGGTGTCCGGCGGCGGGTCCGGGCACGAGCCGATGCACGGCGGGTTCGTCGGGCTCGGCATGCTGGATGCCGCCTGCGCCGGGGAGGTGTTCACCTCACCCGTGCCGGACCAGATGATGGCCGCGACCAAGGCGGTGGACGCCGGCGCCGGCGTTCTGCACATTGTGAAGAACTACACCGGCGACGTGATGAACTTCGAGATGGCAGCCGAGTTGGCCGCCGCCGATGGTGTTGAAGTCGTCTCGGTCGTGACCAACGACGATGTCGCGGTCCAGGACAGCCTCTATACGGCGGGCCGCCGCGGTGTCGGCGTGACCGTGCTGCTGGAAAAGATCGTCGGCGCCGCCGCCGAGGAGGGTCGTTCGCTGACCGAGGTCGCCGATCTGGCTCGCCGGGTGAACGATCAGGGCCGCAGCATGGGCATGGCGCTGACCTCTTGCACGGTGCCGGCCGCCGGGAAACCGACGTTCGAGCTCGCGGAGAGCGAGATGGAGCTCGGCATCGGTATTCACGGCGAGCCAGGGCGGCAACGGCTGCCGCTGGCTCCGGCCAAGGAAATCGCCGCGATGCTGCTCGATCCCGTGCTCAGCGACCTGCCGTACGGCGTTGGCGACTCGGTGATCGCCTTCGTGAACGGGATGGGTGGCACGCCGCTGATCGAGCTCTACGTTATGTACAACGAGATCCACCAACTGCTCGACCGGGCCGGCATTTCCGTCGCGCGGTCGCTGGTCGGCAACTACATCACCTCGCTGGAGATGGCGGGCTGCTCGATCACCCTGCTCAAGGTCGACGACGAGCTGGTCCGGCTCTGGGATGCCCCGGTCAATACGCCTGGCCTGCGGTGGGGCGCCTGA
- a CDS encoding RNA polymerase sigma factor has protein sequence MSDSGTTPEDLGALAERAAKGDTAAMDDLLRAIRPRVLRICKSVLPYSADAEDAAQEAMLNVATKIHTYSGRSSFSTWMHSVAANSARSTYRKLKRSAQAAHSPEQMEKPDPRTTSVIAGTRLDLLEALEALERDRPQMVTPLVLRDVYGLTYEEIAAEVGAPLGTIKSRIHDAREVVRPMLRPKD, from the coding sequence ATGAGCGACAGCGGCACCACGCCTGAGGACCTCGGCGCCCTGGCCGAACGGGCCGCCAAGGGCGACACGGCGGCCATGGACGACCTACTCCGGGCGATCCGGCCGCGGGTGCTGCGGATCTGCAAGAGCGTCCTGCCGTACAGCGCTGACGCCGAGGACGCGGCCCAGGAGGCGATGCTGAACGTCGCCACCAAGATCCACACCTACTCGGGCCGGAGCAGCTTCAGCACCTGGATGCACTCCGTCGCGGCCAACTCCGCCCGCTCGACCTATCGCAAGCTCAAGCGCAGCGCCCAGGCGGCGCACAGCCCAGAGCAGATGGAGAAGCCGGACCCGCGGACCACCAGCGTCATCGCCGGCACCCGGCTGGACCTGCTGGAGGCCCTGGAGGCGCTCGAGCGCGACCGCCCGCAGATGGTCACGCCGCTGGTACTGCGCGATGTGTACGGCCTGACGTACGAGGAGATCGCGGCCGAGGTCGGCGCACCGCTGGGCACGATCAAGTCCCGCATCCACGACGCCCGCGAGGTCGTCCGCCCCATGCTCCGCCCCAAAGACTGA
- a CDS encoding serine/threonine-protein kinase, which produces MGVPIRLGRYAVRRRLGSGGFATVWLAYDEQLDAEVAVKVLADNWAHDETVRRRFLEEGRFLRRVESEHVMQVHDVGELEDGRPFLVLTYADRGTLAERLKQAPLGPEAAVGVIVQVGRGLQALHRRGLLHRDVKPANVLFRSTDDGERAVLSDLGLGKALDEVSRITMPGGTPSYVAPEQAMGERLDERADQYSLGAVAYAALTGRSPHQVDGLGAAGRVDAPEPPSSLGIAVPDRIDDAIVRALDPNREKRWPDIETFTRELVGGLNETTRHFVPGAVAAAPTIGGDDPHTLASPTVAGGSTSAKKAAEAPPVETAEAEVVEAVDKPAALVDAKAGEVEKKASWPDELVERRDRRRRRRRWIIAALLLWLVSAAAGFTAQRLSSADAPHDVRQPSSIALHA; this is translated from the coding sequence ATGGGGGTTCCGATCAGGCTTGGCCGGTACGCCGTGCGACGCCGCCTGGGCTCAGGCGGGTTCGCCACGGTGTGGCTGGCCTATGACGAACAGCTGGACGCCGAGGTCGCGGTCAAGGTCCTGGCGGACAACTGGGCCCACGATGAGACCGTCCGGCGGCGCTTCCTGGAGGAGGGCCGGTTCCTGCGCCGGGTCGAGTCCGAGCACGTCATGCAGGTCCACGACGTGGGTGAGCTGGAGGACGGCCGCCCCTTCCTGGTCCTCACGTACGCCGACCGCGGCACGCTGGCCGAGCGCCTCAAGCAGGCGCCGCTCGGCCCCGAGGCGGCCGTAGGCGTCATCGTCCAGGTCGGCCGGGGCCTGCAGGCGCTGCACCGACGAGGCCTACTGCACCGTGACGTGAAACCCGCGAACGTTTTGTTCCGCAGTACGGACGACGGCGAGCGAGCTGTGCTCTCCGACCTGGGCCTCGGCAAGGCACTCGACGAGGTCTCCCGAATCACCATGCCCGGCGGCACCCCGTCGTACGTCGCGCCCGAGCAGGCCATGGGCGAGCGCCTCGACGAGCGCGCCGACCAGTACTCCCTCGGCGCCGTCGCGTATGCCGCGCTGACCGGCCGCTCGCCGCACCAGGTCGACGGCCTCGGCGCCGCCGGCCGGGTCGACGCGCCCGAGCCGCCGAGCAGCCTCGGCATCGCCGTACCGGACCGGATCGACGACGCCATCGTGCGCGCCCTCGACCCGAACCGGGAGAAGCGCTGGCCCGATATCGAGACCTTCACCCGCGAACTCGTCGGCGGCCTCAACGAGACCACCCGCCACTTCGTGCCCGGCGCGGTGGCCGCCGCCCCGACCATCGGGGGCGACGACCCGCACACCCTCGCCTCGCCCACCGTGGCCGGCGGCTCGACCTCTGCCAAGAAGGCCGCCGAAGCCCCTCCGGTTGAAACCGCAGAGGCCGAGGTCGTCGAGGCTGTGGACAAACCGGCGGCTTTGGTGGACGCGAAAGCCGGTGAGGTCGAGAAGAAGGCCAGCTGGCCGGACGAACTGGTCGAGCGCCGGGATCGCCGCCGGCGCCGTCGTCGCTGGATCATCGCGGCCCTGCTGCTCTGGCTGGTCAGCGCCGCCGCCGGGTTCACCGCCCAGCGCCTCAGCAGCGCCGACGCCCCGCACGACGTACGTCAGCCCAGCTCCATCGCCCTCCACGCCTGA
- a CDS encoding transcriptional regulator codes for MPETTSRALLTAQSTLWRQILVHPFVTETSAGTLPAATFDRWLVEDHYFVRAFRDFLSELTAVAPSDEARAVLAGGLAALEPELALFETEAAARGLDLDVEPSPINLGYSSYLLASVRDGWPVGITVLYGVEKAYYDAWASVRDTTPAGTPYARFIANWSSPDFAAYVEDLAGLVDQLELTRELDVAFGRVARFEVAFWDLVHG; via the coding sequence GTGCCCGAGACCACGAGCCGTGCCCTCCTGACCGCCCAGTCCACGCTGTGGCGGCAGATCCTGGTGCACCCGTTCGTCACCGAGACCTCGGCCGGCACGCTGCCCGCGGCCACCTTCGACCGCTGGCTGGTCGAGGACCACTACTTCGTCCGGGCTTTCCGGGACTTCCTCTCCGAGCTGACTGCGGTCGCGCCGTCCGACGAGGCCCGTGCCGTGCTCGCGGGTGGCCTGGCCGCGCTCGAGCCCGAGCTGGCGCTGTTCGAGACCGAGGCCGCCGCTCGTGGGTTGGACCTCGACGTCGAGCCCTCCCCGATCAACCTCGGCTATTCGTCGTACCTGCTGGCCTCCGTTCGGGACGGCTGGCCCGTCGGCATCACTGTGCTGTACGGCGTGGAGAAGGCCTACTACGACGCGTGGGCCTCGGTCCGCGACACCACGCCAGCCGGTACGCCGTACGCGAGGTTTATCGCGAATTGGTCCTCTCCCGACTTCGCGGCGTACGTCGAGGACCTGGCGGGCCTGGTCGACCAGCTGGAGCTGACCCGTGAGCTGGATGTGGCGTTCGGGCGGGTGGCACGGTTCGAAGTGGCCTTCTGGGATCTGGTACACGGATGA